Proteins encoded in a region of the Stieleria neptunia genome:
- a CDS encoding prenyltransferase/squalene oxidase repeat-containing protein — MSTAANPDKALGDADAQNPKTDESAITDAVLNADLVDAEEAEDEEEAAGTQHRFLFFQAMPAWAVSTLVHALILLILGLVSIADPIQIVNVLTASSGGDDGPEIEELSIEEFDPGEIEEAEEETEEVEITDPVEMVEPVAMEVPMMDIAAVPLDMSDFAADMAPAAATLQSMTSMSMKPMGSRSSEMKEKLLRKYGGTDSSEAAVTEALKWFSRHQIKSGPTAGAWTFQHELVCRGACGNGCTKPSRAKQLNAATSLALLPFMGAGQTHLQGEFKNVVMGGLKFLIQNGKPGKENGLPYIDYTGGGNMYDHGLAAITLCEAYAMTGDPDLAGPAQAALNFIALAQCRDGGWRYGKRDSSGGDTSVVGWQVMALKSGHMGHLMIAPNVIQGSTLFLDRVSSDGGSIYGYNKPSASPRPATTAVGLLCRMYTGWDKNHPGIKKGVKHLTKIGVRKPDLYYNYYAAQVLRHHGGKEWDKFNAELRDWLVETQDQSKGAKGSWYFNGAPHMSEAGRLCLTSFATMILEVYYRHMPLYAEAAAEEEFPL; from the coding sequence GTGAGCACTGCAGCCAATCCCGATAAGGCATTAGGCGACGCCGACGCGCAGAACCCGAAAACGGACGAGAGCGCGATCACCGATGCGGTGTTGAATGCGGATCTGGTCGACGCGGAGGAAGCCGAGGACGAGGAGGAAGCGGCCGGAACCCAGCACCGGTTCTTGTTTTTCCAAGCGATGCCCGCCTGGGCCGTGAGCACGTTGGTCCACGCGTTGATCCTGTTGATCCTGGGCTTGGTCTCGATCGCCGATCCGATCCAGATCGTCAACGTGTTGACGGCCTCCAGCGGCGGTGACGACGGGCCGGAGATCGAAGAACTGTCGATCGAGGAATTCGATCCCGGCGAGATCGAAGAGGCCGAAGAAGAAACCGAGGAAGTGGAAATCACCGACCCGGTGGAGATGGTCGAACCGGTCGCGATGGAAGTGCCCATGATGGACATCGCCGCGGTGCCGTTGGACATGAGCGATTTTGCCGCCGACATGGCGCCGGCCGCGGCGACGCTGCAGTCGATGACATCGATGAGCATGAAGCCGATGGGCAGCCGAAGCTCCGAGATGAAAGAGAAACTGCTCCGCAAGTATGGCGGCACCGACAGCAGTGAAGCGGCCGTGACCGAAGCGCTCAAGTGGTTCTCACGACACCAGATCAAAAGCGGCCCGACCGCGGGGGCCTGGACCTTCCAACACGAACTGGTCTGTCGCGGCGCCTGCGGCAATGGCTGCACCAAGCCCAGCCGCGCCAAACAACTCAACGCCGCCACCTCGCTCGCACTGCTGCCCTTCATGGGAGCCGGCCAGACGCACCTGCAAGGCGAATTCAAGAACGTCGTGATGGGCGGATTGAAGTTTCTGATTCAAAACGGCAAACCCGGCAAAGAGAATGGTCTGCCGTATATCGATTACACCGGCGGCGGCAACATGTACGACCACGGATTGGCCGCGATCACGTTGTGCGAAGCCTACGCGATGACCGGCGACCCCGACCTGGCCGGCCCGGCACAAGCGGCGCTCAACTTCATCGCCCTGGCGCAGTGCCGTGACGGCGGCTGGCGCTACGGAAAACGAGACTCCAGCGGCGGTGACACCTCGGTCGTCGGCTGGCAAGTGATGGCGCTCAAGAGCGGGCACATGGGACACCTGATGATCGCGCCCAACGTGATCCAGGGCTCGACGCTGTTCCTCGATCGCGTCTCCAGTGACGGCGGCTCGATCTACGGCTACAACAAACCCTCAGCCTCGCCGCGACCGGCGACCACCGCCGTCGGACTGCTGTGTCGCATGTACACCGGTTGGGACAAGAACCATCCCGGGATCAAGAAGGGCGTCAAGCATCTGACCAAAATCGGCGTCAGAAAACCCGACCTGTATTACAACTACTACGCCGCTCAGGTGCTCCGCCACCACGGCGGAAAGGAGTGGGACAAGTTCAACGCCGAGCTGCGGGATTGGCTGGTCGAAACCCAGGATCAATCCAAGGGCGCCAAGGGGAGCTGGTATTTCAACGGGGCCCCCCACATGAGCGAAGCCGGCCGATTGTGCCTGACCTCGTTCGCCACGATGATCCTGGAAGTCTACTACCGGCACATGCCGCTGTACGCCGAAGCCGCTGCGGAAGAAGAATTTCCGCTCTAG
- the aroB gene encoding 3-dehydroquinate synthase, with product MKPDLATDRDESTVLVDLGDRSYPIHISTGATGRIAAALEKTLGQTSHALLIHDAAVEPWAEAVAAQIRSDTLRVDIASVPSGEPSKSIAQYQELLDWMLERGADRRSVVIAVGGGVIGDLAGFVAASFARGIRFVQVPTTLLAMVDSSVGGKTGINLSGAKNMVGAFWQPELVWIDTLAMKTLPDRSYLSGLAEVIKYGVIDDAAFFDDLESNAAALVERDPEVLRYAIRQSCLSKARVVGEDERETSGRRAILNYGHTFAHAIEATAGYGTLLHGEAVSIGMQMAASLAIQLDLCDPGVLERQTQLLQACRLPITFPAADAAAMLPVMMRDKKVAHGKLRFILPTKIGHVELVGDVDPAEVETAIRAHR from the coding sequence ATGAAACCAGACCTTGCCACCGATCGGGATGAAAGCACCGTTTTAGTCGACTTGGGTGATCGTAGTTATCCAATTCACATTTCCACAGGGGCAACCGGGCGGATTGCCGCTGCGCTGGAAAAAACACTCGGTCAGACCAGTCACGCGCTGCTGATCCATGACGCCGCCGTCGAGCCCTGGGCGGAGGCCGTGGCCGCCCAAATCCGCAGCGACACCCTGCGTGTGGACATCGCGTCGGTGCCTTCGGGCGAGCCCAGTAAGTCGATCGCCCAGTACCAGGAACTGCTCGATTGGATGCTTGAGCGGGGCGCGGACCGACGCAGCGTGGTGATCGCCGTCGGCGGCGGAGTGATCGGAGATCTGGCGGGATTCGTCGCCGCTTCCTTCGCCCGCGGCATCCGTTTCGTGCAAGTCCCCACGACCTTGTTGGCGATGGTCGACAGCAGCGTGGGCGGCAAGACGGGGATCAACCTGTCGGGCGCAAAGAACATGGTCGGCGCGTTCTGGCAACCCGAACTGGTTTGGATCGACACGCTGGCGATGAAGACCTTGCCCGACCGCAGTTACCTGAGCGGACTGGCCGAAGTCATCAAGTATGGCGTGATCGATGACGCCGCATTCTTCGACGATCTGGAATCCAACGCGGCCGCGCTGGTCGAACGAGATCCCGAGGTGTTGCGGTACGCGATCCGGCAAAGTTGTCTGTCCAAGGCACGCGTGGTCGGTGAAGACGAACGCGAAACCAGCGGCCGACGGGCGATCTTGAATTACGGACACACCTTCGCCCACGCCATCGAGGCCACAGCCGGTTATGGAACCTTGCTGCACGGAGAAGCCGTCTCGATCGGAATGCAAATGGCCGCGTCGCTTGCGATCCAATTGGACCTTTGCGACCCCGGCGTGCTGGAACGTCAAACACAGTTGTTGCAAGCTTGTCGGTTGCCGATCACGTTCCCCGCCGCCGACGCCGCAGCCATGCTGCCGGTGATGATGCGCGACAAAAAGGTGGCCCACGGCAAGTTGCGGTTCATTCTGCCGACCAAGATCGGACACGTCGAACTGGTCGGCGACGTCGATCCCGCCGAAGTCGAAACGGCGATCCGGGCACATCGCTAA
- a CDS encoding fructosamine kinase family protein: MLSNSLPQLLDVPLEVVDQRPLGGGCISEASVVTIRCDDVKAWEKFSDHGPPEPPTRLVIKRNSADMVSNFRCESRGLQALADANVIRVPQVFAVDVVGDQAFLAMEFIPTDPSGPSPERFSDFGRQLARLHRATAGERFGWPEDNYLGSAKQPNGACDSWAEFVATRRIGFQIRWATDQGLADARLKSDCDRIIARMDDLLAGRGDECSLLHGDLWSGNYLFEDAGQPVLIDPAVYRGCREAEWGMIKWFGNCPGEFEQAYEDEWPMADGWRRRVAIYLLYHQLNHLNLFGSSYANACRQTAREVLR, from the coding sequence ATGCTTTCAAACTCCCTCCCCCAATTGCTGGACGTGCCGCTGGAGGTGGTCGATCAACGGCCGCTCGGTGGCGGTTGCATCAGCGAGGCGTCGGTCGTGACGATTCGTTGTGACGACGTGAAAGCTTGGGAAAAATTTTCCGATCACGGGCCGCCCGAACCGCCGACCCGGCTTGTGATCAAACGCAACTCGGCGGATATGGTTTCGAATTTTCGCTGTGAATCCCGCGGATTGCAGGCATTAGCCGACGCCAACGTGATCCGCGTGCCGCAAGTGTTCGCCGTCGATGTCGTCGGCGATCAAGCATTTTTGGCGATGGAATTCATCCCCACCGATCCATCGGGACCGTCGCCGGAACGATTTTCCGATTTTGGGCGGCAGCTGGCCAGACTGCATCGAGCCACCGCGGGCGAACGTTTCGGATGGCCCGAAGACAATTATCTCGGGTCGGCGAAGCAGCCCAACGGGGCCTGTGATTCGTGGGCCGAATTTGTGGCGACGCGGCGGATCGGTTTTCAGATCCGCTGGGCCACCGACCAGGGGCTTGCCGATGCGCGTTTGAAATCCGACTGCGATCGAATCATCGCCCGGATGGACGACCTGTTGGCCGGGCGCGGCGACGAATGCTCGCTGCTGCACGGTGACTTGTGGAGCGGGAACTACCTGTTTGAAGATGCGGGGCAACCGGTGTTGATCGACCCGGCGGTGTACCGCGGATGCCGCGAGGCCGAATGGGGCATGATCAAATGGTTTGGCAACTGCCCTGGCGAATTCGAGCAGGCGTACGAAGACGAGTGGCCGATGGCGGACGGTTGGCGGCGGCGGGTGGCGATCTACCTGCTGTACCACCAGCTGAACCATTTGAATCTATTCGGGTCGTCTTATGCGAATGCCTGCCGGCAGACGGCGAGAGAGGTTTTAAGGTAA
- a CDS encoding redoxin domain-containing protein: MQRPQLNVNLIVSAASCIGLFVGSWIAPAAAAEPVAVSAFGTQLTRIDLDDYRGRRWQLQDFESDSILVVAFLGTECPLAKLYAVRLQSMHDELSEAGVRILGVMSNRHDSLLEIGSFAQRQNLTFPIVRDAGGRLADQLAAKRTPEVYVFDAKRRLQYRGRVDDQYGIGYVRDEPRRHDLRTALDELIDGKPVSVPTTEAVGCIIGRKKTVHSDASVTYGGQVAAILNRHCVECHREGEIAPFALTDYEEVAGWADMIAEVVRDQRMPPWHADPDHGHFANARQMSDEEKQRLYDWAEAGAPAGDLSDLPVPPAKVALWQLPREPDLVFNISPQPFEVPAEGAVRYQYFRVDPKLDRDVWIEAAELKPGNRSVVHHILAFAVPKGQRRGLDGARGFLVGYVPGARVEPWPAGHAKRIPAGSELIFQVHYTPIGTVAHDQSELGICVKDDATVTHEIVTTSAVQTRFAIPPGKADHPVAAASPRFPAGAKLLSLSPHMHVRGKSFEYAIESTGERVLSIPQYDFNWQTTYVLQQPLPLKEGDRMLCRAVFDNSEGNLNNPDPTATVTWGDQTWDEMMIGYYHLSVPRAGDVSGPTQAELRRAAVQRAIRLATFDRIDRDKDGKLTKAQTPRNLHKVFEELDADGDGILTRQEAETK; this comes from the coding sequence ATGCAGCGACCTCAACTGAATGTAAACCTGATCGTGTCGGCCGCCTCGTGTATCGGCCTGTTCGTCGGATCGTGGATCGCACCCGCGGCGGCGGCCGAGCCCGTGGCCGTTTCCGCGTTCGGCACCCAGTTGACGCGCATCGATCTGGATGACTACCGCGGCCGGCGGTGGCAGCTGCAGGATTTTGAATCCGATTCAATCCTGGTCGTCGCCTTTCTGGGCACCGAATGTCCGTTGGCCAAGCTCTACGCCGTGCGTTTGCAATCGATGCACGACGAGCTTTCCGAGGCCGGTGTTCGGATCCTCGGCGTGATGAGCAACCGGCACGATTCACTGTTGGAGATCGGCTCGTTCGCCCAGCGACAGAACCTGACGTTTCCGATCGTCAGAGACGCCGGCGGGCGATTGGCCGACCAGCTGGCCGCCAAACGGACGCCGGAAGTGTACGTGTTTGATGCCAAGCGGCGGCTTCAGTATCGCGGCCGTGTCGACGATCAATATGGCATCGGCTACGTCCGCGACGAACCGCGTCGCCATGATCTCCGCACCGCGCTGGATGAGTTGATCGACGGGAAACCGGTTTCGGTTCCCACGACCGAGGCGGTGGGCTGCATCATCGGCCGGAAAAAGACGGTTCACAGTGATGCGTCGGTGACCTATGGCGGTCAGGTGGCGGCGATCCTGAATCGCCACTGTGTCGAGTGCCATCGCGAGGGCGAGATCGCTCCGTTTGCGTTGACCGACTATGAAGAGGTCGCCGGATGGGCGGACATGATCGCCGAAGTCGTGCGCGATCAACGGATGCCGCCCTGGCACGCGGACCCCGACCACGGTCACTTTGCCAACGCCAGGCAGATGAGCGACGAAGAAAAACAACGGCTCTATGATTGGGCCGAGGCCGGCGCACCGGCCGGTGACTTGAGCGATCTGCCGGTGCCGCCGGCGAAGGTGGCTCTCTGGCAATTGCCGCGCGAACCCGACTTGGTCTTCAACATCAGCCCCCAACCGTTCGAGGTTCCCGCCGAGGGCGCCGTGCGTTACCAGTACTTTCGCGTCGATCCGAAACTGGACCGTGACGTCTGGATCGAAGCGGCTGAATTGAAGCCGGGTAACCGCAGTGTCGTGCACCACATCCTGGCGTTTGCCGTCCCCAAAGGACAACGCCGCGGGCTGGATGGCGCCCGGGGATTTTTGGTCGGATACGTTCCCGGCGCTCGCGTCGAACCCTGGCCGGCCGGTCACGCCAAACGCATTCCCGCCGGCAGCGAGTTGATCTTTCAAGTGCATTACACGCCGATCGGAACGGTCGCGCACGATCAAAGTGAACTGGGGATCTGTGTCAAGGATGACGCAACGGTCACACACGAGATCGTGACGACCAGTGCGGTCCAGACCCGGTTCGCGATTCCGCCGGGAAAGGCAGATCACCCGGTTGCCGCAGCGAGCCCCAGATTTCCGGCCGGGGCGAAATTGTTGAGTCTGAGTCCCCACATGCACGTCCGTGGCAAATCGTTTGAGTATGCGATCGAATCCACCGGCGAGCGTGTGTTGTCGATCCCGCAGTACGACTTCAATTGGCAAACGACCTATGTGCTCCAGCAGCCCCTGCCGCTGAAGGAAGGCGACCGCATGCTGTGTCGCGCGGTGTTCGACAACAGTGAAGGCAACCTGAACAATCCCGACCCGACGGCGACGGTGACTTGGGGGGATCAGACGTGGGACGAAATGATGATCGGCTACTATCATCTGTCCGTCCCACGCGCCGGCGACGTGTCCGGCCCCACTCAAGCCGAGCTTCGTCGGGCGGCGGTCCAGCGCGCCATTCGTTTGGCGACGTTTGATCGCATCGACCGCGACAAGGATGGAAAGCTGACCAAGGCACAAACGCCGCGCAATCTGCACAAGGTGTTTGAGGAATTGGACGCCGACGGCGATGGAATCCTGACCCGTCAAGAAGCCGAAACGAAGTGA
- a CDS encoding RNA polymerase sigma factor, translated as MGVQRAFQESELIDRALAGDRSAFAELVRQNQDRLFASMLQVTGSPEEAEEASQEAFIRAFVKLDTFQRNSQFFTWVYRIAFNSALTLRRKKKARVSLDQLREESGMEMGGDDEGVDEAMLRDERVSLVRRAIDTLTEEHQKILVLREMDEFAYEEIAEILEISIGTVRSRLSRARRQLKLAIESIEKGG; from the coding sequence TTGGGCGTTCAGCGAGCATTTCAAGAGTCCGAGTTGATCGATCGGGCACTCGCAGGTGACCGTTCGGCATTTGCCGAATTGGTGCGTCAGAACCAAGACCGCTTGTTTGCTTCGATGTTGCAGGTGACCGGTTCGCCCGAAGAGGCCGAAGAGGCGTCGCAAGAGGCGTTCATTCGGGCGTTCGTCAAACTGGACACGTTCCAACGCAACAGCCAGTTCTTCACGTGGGTCTATCGGATCGCGTTCAACAGCGCGTTGACACTGCGGCGAAAAAAGAAAGCGCGCGTCTCGCTCGATCAGCTTCGTGAAGAAAGCGGGATGGAAATGGGCGGCGATGACGAAGGCGTCGACGAGGCAATGCTGCGTGACGAACGCGTGTCCCTGGTCCGCCGCGCGATCGACACCCTGACCGAAGAGCATCAAAAGATCTTGGTGCTGCGCGAGATGGATGAGTTCGCCTACGAAGAGATCGCCGAGATCTTGGAGATCTCCATCGGGACCGTCCGCAGTCGCCTCAGCCGGGCGCGACGCCAATTGAAGCTCGCGATCGAGTCGATCGAAAAGGGTGGCTAG
- a CDS encoding DUF7133 domain-containing protein encodes MKSPLPIAIVAVLSVATITSAQSAKESDYYTITTFETPVGEVIEACGFQWMPDGSMAVCSRRGDIFRIADPLAETVGPDQFSFFARGLHEPLSLAWREGWLYATQRCEVTRMRDENGDGAADVFETVADGWGVSTDYHEYAFGSKFDKDGNMAVTLCLTGSFNSDVPFRGWAMKITPDGKTLPMTSGVRSPAGIAADAQGRWYYTDNQGPWNGTCALKPLRQGKFVGHPGGLKWYADAESTMGPKPVEPESGSRLHIEADRIAELDMPTVLFPYNKMGKSASGIACDTTGGKFGPFQNQLFVADQSASTIMRVFLEEVDGHVQGVCFPFRSGFASGNVGVEMTPDGSLFVGGTNRGWGSVGPRPFAIERLDWTGKTPFEILAIRLQPDGFELEFTQPVDPGSVIDPATYQLQTYTYEYRSQYGSPEVDHTQPTIRSATVSEDRRKVRLVVDGLQRGHVHEFLCDKIKNADGQPLLHPQAYYTASYLVK; translated from the coding sequence ATGAAGTCTCCCCTTCCGATCGCCATCGTGGCCGTGCTGTCGGTCGCGACGATCACGTCGGCGCAATCGGCCAAAGAATCCGATTACTACACCATCACGACCTTCGAAACGCCCGTCGGTGAAGTCATCGAGGCCTGTGGTTTCCAATGGATGCCCGACGGTTCGATGGCGGTTTGCAGCCGCCGCGGCGACATCTTTCGCATCGCCGACCCGCTCGCGGAAACGGTCGGCCCGGATCAGTTTTCGTTCTTCGCCCGCGGGTTGCATGAACCGCTCAGCTTGGCCTGGCGCGAGGGCTGGCTGTACGCGACCCAACGCTGTGAAGTCACTCGGATGCGCGATGAAAACGGCGACGGGGCGGCGGACGTTTTTGAAACGGTCGCCGACGGTTGGGGCGTGTCCACCGATTACCACGAATACGCCTTCGGATCCAAATTCGACAAAGACGGCAACATGGCTGTCACACTTTGCTTGACCGGATCGTTCAACAGCGACGTTCCCTTTCGCGGCTGGGCGATGAAGATCACGCCGGACGGCAAAACGCTGCCGATGACCAGCGGTGTGCGATCCCCTGCCGGCATCGCTGCCGACGCCCAGGGACGCTGGTACTACACCGACAACCAGGGTCCGTGGAACGGAACCTGTGCCTTGAAACCGCTACGGCAAGGAAAATTCGTCGGCCACCCCGGTGGGTTGAAATGGTACGCCGATGCCGAATCGACGATGGGCCCGAAACCGGTCGAGCCGGAAAGCGGTTCGCGACTGCACATCGAAGCCGATCGGATCGCCGAGCTGGACATGCCGACGGTGCTGTTTCCGTACAACAAGATGGGAAAGAGCGCCTCGGGCATCGCCTGCGACACGACCGGCGGCAAGTTCGGCCCGTTCCAGAACCAGCTGTTCGTCGCCGACCAATCGGCCAGCACCATCATGCGGGTGTTTTTGGAAGAGGTCGACGGACACGTGCAAGGCGTTTGTTTTCCGTTTCGTTCCGGGTTCGCGTCGGGGAACGTGGGAGTCGAAATGACGCCTGATGGTTCGCTGTTCGTCGGCGGAACCAACCGCGGCTGGGGATCGGTCGGGCCGCGGCCGTTTGCCATCGAGCGGTTGGACTGGACGGGAAAGACGCCCTTCGAAATCCTCGCCATCCGCTTGCAACCCGATGGCTTTGAACTCGAATTCACTCAGCCGGTGGACCCCGGTTCGGTGATCGATCCGGCAACCTATCAACTGCAGACCTACACGTACGAGTACCGTTCGCAATACGGCAGTCCCGAGGTCGACCACACACAACCGACGATTCGATCGGCAACCGTTTCGGAAGACCGCAGGAAGGTGCGCCTGGTCGTCGACGGGCTGCAACGCGGACACGTCCACGAGTTTCTGTGCGACAAGATCAAAAACGCCGACGGTCAACCACTGCTGCATCCCCAGGCGTATTACACGGCCAGCTATTTGGTGAAGTAG